The following are from one region of the Silene latifolia isolate original U9 population chromosome 9, ASM4854445v1, whole genome shotgun sequence genome:
- the LOC141600025 gene encoding ABC transporter G family member 6-like — translation MSRVVDDSSASSSPTLLPYFGSNYHHSMEVESTRNGINTSFSPTLGQLLKRVGDVRKETTGDETPVHHALTVSPEPRALPFVLRFTNLTYNVKIARKCSFPAVFSGGRGVFSGTKTLLDDISGEARDGEIMAVLGASGSGKSTLIDALANRIARGSLKGKVTLNGENLESRLLKVISAYVMQDDLLFPMLTVEETLMFSAEFRLPRTLSKSKKAARVQQLIEMLGLRNAAKTIIGDEGHRGVSGGERRRVSIGIDIIHDPIILFLDEPTSGLDSTSAFMVVKVLQRIAQSGSIVIMSIHQPSYRIMGLLDRLIFLSRGQTVFSGSPSDLPGYFNEFGNSIPENENKTEFALDLIRELESSPGGARALVDFHKGWQEKKRGAYPTIEGAPTDSRGGLSLKEAISASISRGKLVSGATNTDASPASMVPTFANPIWAEMSTLSKRSFMNSRRTPELFGIRVGAVLVTGFILATMFWQLDNSPKGVQERLGFFAFAMSTTFYTCADALPVFIQERYIFMRETAYNAYRRSSYVLSHALTSFPSLIFLSLAFAATTFWAVGLDGGAQGFFFYFGIILASFWAGNSFVSFLSGVVPHVMIGYVIVVAILAYFLLFSGFFINRDRIPNYWIWFHYLSLVKYPYEGVLQNEFSNPTKCFVRGVQIFDNTPLGEVPEAMKVKLLQTISGSLGMTITPSTCVTTGADLLQQQGITDLSKWNCLWVTVAWGFFFRILFYFALLLGSKNKRR, via the coding sequence ATGTCTCGCGTTGTTGATGATAGTTCTGCATCTTCCTCCCCAACCTTATTGCCATACTTTGGCTCAAACTACCATCATTCTATGGAGGTTGAATCCACCCGAAACGGTATCAACACGTCCTTCTCACCCACTCTCGGACAGTTATTGAAGCGCGTGGGGGACGTTAGAAAAGAAACTACAGGCGATGAGACACCGGTACATCACGCACTTACTGTCAGCCCTGAGCCACGCGCTCTTCCATTCGTCCTCCGTTTTACTAATCTCACTTACAACGTCAAAATCGCGCGCAAGTGTTCTTTTCCAGCTGTGTTTTCCGGTGGTCGTGGGGTGTTTTCCGGAACAAAGACACTCCTCGATGACATATCGGGAGAGGCACGTGACGGAGAGATTATGGCCGTTCTCGGAGCTAGTGGCTCAGGGAAGTCGACCCTTATTGATGCCCTCGCTAACAGAATCGCGAGGGGGAGTCTTAAGGGAAAAGTTACGCTCAATGGTGAGAACCTTGAGTCTAGGTTGCTTAAAGTCATTTCGGCTTATGTCATGCAAGATGACCTTCTTTTCCCCATGTTGACCGTTGAGGAGACACTCATGTTTTCCGCTGAATTTCGATTACCTCGTACACTCTCTAAGTCGAAGAAGGCAGCGCGTGTGCAACAACTTATTGAGATGTTGGGTCTTCGAAATGCTGCCAAGACTATCATCGGAGATGAAGGTCATCGAGGTGTTTCCGGTGGTGAACGTCGTCGAGTTTCGATTGGCATTGATATCATCCATGATCCGATTATATTGTTCTTGGATGAGCCTACATCCGGGTTAGATTCTACTAGTGCTTTTATGGTTGTCAAGGTGTTACAAAGGATTGCTCAAAGTGGAAGTATTGTTATTATGTCTATACACCAACCTAGTTATCGTATCATGGGCCTCTTGGACCGCCTTATATTTTTGTCCCGAGGCCAAACCGTCTTCAGCGGTTCCCCTTCGGACTTGCCAGGGTATTTTAATGAGTTTGGGAACTCAATTCCTGAAAATGAGAATAAGACCGAGTTTGCACTGGACTTGATTAGGGAGCTCGAGAGCTCCCCAGGTGGGGCTAGGGCGCTGGTTGACTTCCACAAAGGATGGCAGGAAAAAAAGAGGGGTGCGTACCCGACCATTGAAGGTGCACCTACAGATAGTCGAGGTGGACTTTCGCTTAAGGAGGCTATTAGTGCGAGTATATCCAGAGGCAAACTCGTATCTGGAGCTACCAATACTGATGCCTCCCCTGCTTCTATGGTCCCCACTTTTGCGAACCCAATCTGGGCTGAGATGTCTACATTGTCAAAGAGATCGTTCATGAACTCCCGCAGGACACCGGAATTGTTCGGCATCAGAGTTGGAGCAGTCCTGGTGACAGGATTCATCCTGGCCACCATGTTCTGGCAGCTGGACAACTCTCCAAAGGGTGTCCAGGAGCGTCTGGGGTTCTTCGCATTTGCAATGTCCACCACCTTCTACACGTGCGCTGACGCACTACCAGTCTTTATCCAAGAGAGGTACATCTTCATGCGGGAGACAGCCTACAACGCATACCGTAGATCTTCCTACGTCCTGTCACATGCCCTCACCTCCTTCCCATCCCTAATATTCCTGTCCCTAGCCTTCGCGGCCACAACCTTCTGGGCGGTAGGCCTAGACGGTGGAGCCCAAGGGTTCTTTTTTTACTTTGGAATCATCCTTGCCTCTTTCTGGGCGGGGAACTCATTCGTATCCTTCCTATCTGGGGTTGTCCCTCACGTAATGATAGGATACGTAATCGTGGTGGCGATCCTAGCCTACTTCCTACTATTCTCAGGGTTTTTCATCAATAGAGACAGAATCCCAAACTACTGGATATGGTTTCACTACCTATCATTAGTCAAGTATCCATATGAAGGTGTCCTACAAAATGAGTTCAGTAACCCAACAAAGTGCTTTGTCAGAGGTGTACAAATATTCGACAACACTCCTCTAGGTGAAGTTCCTGAAGCCATGAAAGTAAAGCTTTTGCAAACAATAAGTGGTTCATTGGGAATGACGATAACACCCTCAACTTGTGTCACAACAGGTGCTGATTTACTACAACAACAAGGCATCACCGATTTGTCCAAGTGGAATTGTTTGTGGGTTACTGTTGCTTGGGGCTTTTTCTTTAGGATTTTATTTTACTTTGCTTTGTTACTTGGGAGTAAAAATAAGAGGAGGTAA